The Acidobacteriota bacterium genomic interval TAAAAAAAGATGGCACCGTGGATGATGTGTGTGTTCTTAGAGTCGATACCCCCGGTTTCAATTTCGAAATAGCCGCCGCCATAGCCATGCGACAATGGCGATACAAGCCGGCTTTACAAGATGGCCGACCTGTCGACGTGTACTTTATTATAAAAGTGAATTTCTCTCTTTTGCAATAAGGATCATTGTCTCTTTCCATCTAAAGTGTTCTTCGATAGAGCGCCGCATAAATCATGCAACAATCAGGGTAAAAAGAGGGGGGCTCGGATTGCTGGAAGGGAAGAAGCTCCAA includes:
- a CDS encoding energy transducer TonB; this encodes MDDVCVLRVDTPGFNFEIAAAIAMRQWRYKPALQDGRPVDVYFIIKVNFSLLQ